The genomic DNA taaattcacagacaacacaaagattccttgatgtccttccagattccctctgtctacccaaggacaccagaggacaaaaatcagttaaccacctaactgaggaactcaatttaaccttgcgcaataccctagatgcagttgcacccctaaaaactaaaaaaaaatcccataagaaactagctccctggtacacagaaaatacctgagctctgaagcaagcttccagaaaattggaacggaaatggcgccacaccaaactggaagtcttccgactagcttggaaagacagtaccgaagggcccttactgctgctcgatcatcctatttttctaacttaattgaggaaaataagaacaatctgaaattcctttttgatactgtcgcaaagctaactaaaaagcagcattccccaagagaggatgactttcactttagcagtgataaattcatgaacttctttgaggaaaagattatgattattagaaagcaaattacggactcctctttaaatctgcgtattccttcaaagctcagttgtcctgagtctgcacaactctcctaggacctaggatcaagagagacgctctattgttttagtactatatctcttgacacaatgatgaaaataatcatggcctctaaaccttcaagctgcatactggaccctattccaactaaactactgaaagagctgcttcctgtgcttggccctcctatgttgaacataataaataaatggctctctatccaccggatgtgtaccaaactcactaaaagtggcagtaataaagcctctcttgaaaaagccaaaccttgacccagaaaatataaaaaactatcggcctatatcgaatcttacattcctctcaaaaattttagaaaaggctgttgcgcagcaacttactgccttcctgaagacaaacaatgtatacgaaatgcttcagtctggttttagaccccatcatagcactgagacggcacttgtgaaggtggtaaatgacattttaatggcatcggaccgaggctctgcatctgtcctcatgctcctagagcttagtgctgcttttgataccgtcgatcaccacattcttttggagcgattggaaacccaaattggtctacacggacaagttctggcctggtttagatcttatctgtcggaaagatatcagtttgtctctgtgaatggtttgtcctctgacaaatcaactgtaactTTCGGAGTTCCTtgaggttccgttttaggaccactattgttttcactatatattttacctcttggggatgttattcgaaaacataatgttaactttcactgctatgcggatgacacacagctgtacatttcaatgaaacatggtgaagccccaaaattgcccttgctagaagcatgtgtttcagacataaggaagtggatggctgcaaactttctacttttaaactcggacaaaacagagatgcttgttctaggtcccaagaaacaaagagatcttctgttgaatctgacaattaatcttaatggttgtacagtcgtctcaaataaaactgtgaaggacctcggcgttactctggaccctgatctctcttttgaagaagatatcaagaccatttcaaggacagcttttttccatctacgtaacattgcaaaaatcagaaactttctgtccaaaaatgatgcagaaaaattaatccatgcttttggcacttctaggttagactactgcaatgctctactttccggctacccggataaagcactaaataaacttcagttggtgctaaatacggctgctagaatcctgactagaaccaaaaaatttgatcatattactccagtgctagcctctctacactggcttcctgtcaaagcaagggctgatttcaaggttttactgctaacctacaaagcattacatgggcttgctcctacctatctctcgaTTTGGTCCTCCtgcctacacgtacgctacggtcacaagacgcaggcctcctacttgtccctagaatttctaagcaaacagctggaggcagggctttctcctatagagctccatttttatggaacgctctgcctacccatgtcagagacgcaaactcggtctcaacctttaagtctttactgaagactcatctcttcagtgggtcatataattgagtgtagtctggcccaggagtgggaaggtgaacggaaaggctctggagcaacgaaccgcccttgctgtctctgcctggccggttcccctctttccactgggattctctgcctctaaccctattacaggggctgagtcactggcttactggggctctctcatgccgtccctggaaggggtgcgtcacctgagtgggttgattcactgatgtggtcatcctgtctgggttgacgcccccccttgggttgtgccatggcggagatctttgtgggctatactcagccttgtctcaggatggtaagttggtggttgaagatgtccctctagtggtgtgggggctgtgctttggcaaagtgggtggggttatatccttcctttttggccctgtccgggggtgtcctcggatggggccacagtgtctcctgacccctcctgtctcagcctccagtatttatgctgcagtagtttatgtgtcggggctagggtcagtttgttatatctggagtacttctcctgtcctattcggtgtcctgtgtgaatctaagtgtgcgttctctaattctctccttctctctttctttctctctctcagaggacctgagccctaggaccatgccccaggactacctgacatgatgactccttgctgtccccagtccacctggccgtgctgctgctccagtttcaactgacctgagccctaggaccatgccccaggactacctgacatgatgactccttgctgtccccagtccacctggccgtgctgctgctccagtttcaactgttctgccttattattattcgaccatgctggtcatttatgaacattttaacatcttggccatgttctgttataatctccacccagcacagccagaagaggactggccaccccacatatgctctctctaattctctctttctttctctctctcggaggacctgagccctaggaccatgccccaggactacctgacatgatgactccttgctgtccccagtccacctgaccgtgctgctactccagtttcaactgttctgccttattattatacgaccatgctggtcatttatgaatatttgaacatcttggccatgttctgttataatctccacccggcacagccagaagaggactggccaccccacatagcctggttcctctctaggtttcttcctaggttttggcctttcttgggagtttttcctagccaccgtgcttctacacctgcattgcttgctgttttgagttttaggctgggtttctgtacagcactttgagatatcagctgatgtacgaagggctatataaataaatttgatttgatttgttggtGTGGTCATGGTCTGACAGTGATGACCAATTAGATAACACTGTTGAATCCCAGTTCAAATGATTCATCCAGGTCTCAGagtagacataacatagtaaatctAAATCCGGGAcattcaaattagtatgatatgtaacatttggtatggttacacaagacagaaggttacttaaggcaaaaacgaaagtagggtggttggtcgtGGTGGATGGATTGGTGGGCGTATAACGTGAACGTCAAGCAACACAAAGGTTGCGTGCTTGAATCTCATCATGGGcaagtttagcattttagctaTTTAACAACTTTGCTATTTAAAAACTTTACTTACTACTTTTTacctactttgcaactacttatcatgttagctaaccctttccctaacactaaccctgtaacctaactcctaacctaaccccaaccttaacccctgacccctagttTAGCTAACCTTAGCCACTGAGCTAGTGTTAGCCATCTAGCTAATATTAGCCACAAGAAATTCTTAACAGATTGTAAGAATTGCAATTCGTaatatatcatacaaaatggataaTGGAAATCCTAAAATTAATACATAACATATCATTCTAAATGTAGTgtcccagatttacatttactatgttacgtctacccctaAGTCCAGGTTGAAATATTCCAAACACACTACAACAAAGATTAATGTGTTTTTGAGAGTCTCTGCAGCACAAAGGATGTTTCCTCACCAGGCTCCCTGCCAGAGTAATGTGTCTGTTCTTAAAGCCTCACACTTCACGTCTGTTCAGATCAGGAGGCAATAGACCAAAGACACATGCCTGTTGGGTGAGCTGCTGCACACAACAGACACTTATGTTTGTGTGGATAAGTACAACAGCtgcaggggagagagatagagaacaaGGGCCTCCACTGTGTTTTCTGCTTTGAGACTAGACTTTACTTGGTTTTACTGCCGCTGGGCCGTGTGTGTTCGTGTGCTCCCAGATTGATCAATGTAGTCTGCATGAAGGAAGAGTACTGCAGGAGGGGACATTAATCAGTTCTCTGAGAGCTCAAATAAGGCTTTCTTTCAGCTGAACATGAACTTAAAGAACTGCACCTGAGGTCATCAGCTCCTTCCCTCTACtttgtctttatctctctctcccccatatgcACACACACCCCCAAAGACTATTGTTATGTAAATCATAAACCTTTCTTAAAAACTTTATGTGCAAGACGTCAAAGTGGAGAGTGCAATAGAGAGAGCCCACTTTGGGATTTGTAATACATTTACAATGTGAGCCTGGTTGAAGTAGCTGACACCACAATCCAGAGAAGGTTTAGGGGTTGGGAAGCGAGTGACTGCAGATGAATCCACTCTGTCACTGACTGTGCAGTACTCTGCTCTTCACTATAATCTACTGCAGCCTATTGATTAGCATTGGGacaagtggggaggagggagaagttaGGTCATCCATAACCTTGGAGGTACTATGTAGATTagatagtggtccttctgtagctcagttggtagagcatggcgcttgtaacgccagggtagtgggttcgattcccgggaccacccatacgtagaatgtatgcacacatgactgtaagtcgctttggataaaagcgtctgctaaatggcatataatataataaataataataataataataataatataataataataatagtgggAGGTGCTGAGTGAATGCTGATGGACATAGGTTAGTACCCCTTATTACTTTAACGTTCTAAATCATATACTTGTTTAAAGACCATTTGATGAGATTATGAAATACACCACATTAAAGTTCTACATCTCTCTCATATGCACCAGGACACAAAGAATTGGCTTGGTTCTTTAGTCTGGTTCTTATTTTATTAGAGTAAAATGTAGGGCTACTTTCCATCCAATGTTGTAGTTAAATACACCTTTGAATTTAGTGAGGAAAAACACCCTGTACAAAATAAAACACTTGATACTCTCTTGCCTTCAGAATAATTTGGCATGATATGTTTATTTTACACAATAATTAATCACCCAGTGATTTCACAGCCTCTCATAGGCAAGCCTGTCAGATTCTCTTAATTGAAAATAATTAAGCATAAATTAAATAATTCAGATCCTTTGAAGACGGTAACCAAACAAGTAGTAAAGCTTAGAAATAAAGGTAGTAAAGTTCTACTCTCCACAAATCAGAATTTTCACATTTCAATGTTTGTATACACTTCAGAGAGAATCCAAAGCGTTTAAAAAACCTAATTCACTACCGCTTCATTCGCGAGAACTGAATTCATTCATGGAACAATAAAACATAGttctgtttgtttattttttcaaACCAAGTGACCTCAATCTGTCAGGTCACAGATGTGCTTTTAACACCACAATGTTTTCACTCTTGTTATATTTACAAAAGTCACAAAGCATGAACAGGTTGTGTAAATATTGCATGTGGGATTTGGAAACATTTgcccacctacacacacaaatacattcaACAAGGAATAGTAATTTGCAACTTGTTTGCAACATTGCATAGCAAGGATGTGAGCCAGTATCGAGATGCTGTCATCACTACTTGAAAGAAGAGTTCTGACAAGTTCTGGGTGGAGTAACAAATATTCTGAAGTAAAATTAAAGCTTTGGTTTTCAACACATGTTCTCTAGACTAAaccaacaaacacacatatacctGCATGCGAGATAGGCTATACGGTTTGTAGCTGAAGTGTTCAAACATGTATTACAATGATTTCTATCCAACATTGATTGACTGCATTGAGACTGCACATTAAAGGGGGTGTGCAAAGGAACGCGTTCCCATTAATCAGAGGCCAGGGATGTGATAGGGGACCTATGACAACATGGGGACTGTGGCGTGTGTGTTGTTGGTTTTCTGTGTAGAGTTCATCCTTCCTTGGGTTTCCCCTCAAGGAACTCCTGGATCTTCTGCAGGCTCTCTTCCTGCTGGCCCAGCGCCTCCAGTAGAATACCCATTGGTGACTTCTTCAGCCCCGCCCCCTCTATCTTATTCTCCAGTTTATTCTTCATGTTGCGAAGTCGAAGTGAGGCGTGTACAAAGATCACTGAAGTCAAAATATATAGAAGCAGATTAATACCCTTACTTTGCACTAATGTAAAAACACCAATGTAAGTAATACCTCCAGGATATTTTCAAATTGGAATAACTTCAATTCAAGTTTGCCTATTTATTTACCAATGGCATAATTGTGGTGTAACTTAAAGAAACATTTAATACCAAACCGTTAAACTTACAGAGAATAGGAAATGTGATCCCAAACATGAAGACCATGACACCATCGAAGAGAGACATAAGAAAGTAGCTGGCTACCATCACTGCCATGACAAATAATGTGGGGTTCTGCCTCTTAAAGTCTTTGATCATGGCCTTATTCTCTCCAGCCCACACTGAGCCTAGGAAGACCAGCGACACCACTGCCATGCCCATGAACATCCCCATAGGGTTGAGAAACCTGCAGGGAAAAACATACCACAGCATAATGAGAGGACTGGGTGGGTGGAACACTTGATATTTCATGTAGTCATGGATACCATCTAGTGGTGATAGGTTGTCAACACATCAATGTGACTTTTTTTTGCCAAAATGCAAATATTTATACAAAAGATGTTTAATTAACAACCACAATGAGAGCAATTTCAAAGATTATGATGACATGTTACAGAAGTTAATCTACAAAAGAATAACCCACTGAAGGATGAGTGGGACATTTACACAGCAAGTAGTTTTGACATAGCCCTATGGTGCAATGTTAGGAATATTATAATTTCCAATGGTTTGTCTCAAACTTCATTCAAGAGTGTTGTTTAAGATAATATGACTCCTGGACGTTATGTCTTCCGACTCCAATAGTGAACTTTGCCCAACCTCCAGTGAATAACGACAGCTGTTTCTCATATCTCTGTGATCTAGAACAGCAGCTGATAAGTGCGCAGGGATTAGGGGCCTAGTAGTTGACTACCATAGCAGCGGTGTGTCATCATAACCAAGTAGGCCTAGCCAAAAGATGACAATTTTTTTGAAAAACTGAATCCACATTTTTAAAGTAaaaacccttcctctatagtgaTTTGGTGATCAATTGTTAGTTATGCGGTCATGACAGGATACCACCATTTGTGAAATTACACATTGTAAATCTGAGCAATTCTAGAAAAAGAATAATGAATTAGACACTAGCAAGGGTTTATATTAATTTTCTAAAAGCATTgtgaaattaaataaattaaatgttAATGTGATAACATACAAAGAAAAGCATTGCATTTGCAATAGATAGCTAAATGGCTGTTTGAATTTAAATAATGCAGTCCCGGCTTTCATCTGTTGGGAATAACCACAACAAGGACTGCATGCTGCATCCAGAGATTAACCACTGTCAAGATGTGGTGGCTTTTTGTGTGCTTTTCAGCAGCCATTGCATCACCCAGGTGGGTGCTACGTCTTTGGCAATAGAAGACCAGTACCTACAGAGTGACGTTTGGAGGAACATCAACATCATGCATGGTAGCCACATAGTGCCTTAACAGCTGCTATGGGCAGCTCCTATGTTTAGACTTTAAAGTGAGTCCCTGCATCCATAATTAGCTAATGAGACCCAACTTTAATCTCAGGCATTAGTTAAAGGTGCAATCTGGGATCTGAGAATCTGTTTAATGGCCATTGATAAAATTATTCTTAATGAACTTATAAATGGCTCAGCTCAATAGCACAACTGTTTTACCCTATCATCATATCCCAAATTATACACACAAACAAGAATAACCTAACAATGTGTCCCAAAACAAGGAGAGGCTGTCATTTAGCTGATAAACGAATCCAAGATTGTAGTTTTAATTGATGTTAACTGTTATAAGTAGTGATGGTGAACTACAGTAAATCAGATTTCCCAACACTTAAAGCTGTAACTTTTTTCAGCTCCAAACAGCTGAAGATACTATTTCCTGGTATTGAAAATATATTGTACTGCAGTTTTGAAGGTACAATGATTCTCGACACTATACATTGCTTGTTTaatcacataaactgaaattaggcaaactattaaaATTTTAGCAAACAGGAAATGGCTGAGTGATTTCTGCACATTTAATATATCACCCAGCCCATTTTAACCTGAGTGTAGTATGACACACCAAATATGTTATGTTCTCGATACAAATTGTGGACAGTGTCTCATGCTACTTACCCCACAATAAGGAAAACAATGATAGCCATTACAAAATAGTTTGTCTGATAATAAAGCAAGTTGTTGACAACCCTGTTGTTCCATCTAGGTAAATCTCTCGCGTCTGGTTTAGCAAATCGGTCGGAACCTGGGAAGAAATCGTCCCAGGGTTTCAGCGGTGTGAGTTCTACCCTAGCCATGTGGCTACTGTGTGAAGAGTGTATAATATAATGACTCGGCTTGTTGTAGGCTACAGCAAACAGAAGATCAGATTCAACAGTCactaaataaaaaatgttcaGTTTCTCGCGATAGCTTTCGAAGTACCACCCTGTAGAACCCATAGATCAATGAATGGTCTGATCAGAGGCTATGGAGTCATTTATCTAGCGTGCTGAAAATGCGTTTTATAATCTATCTGATAACAGTTAATTGATTTTAGAGTAATCTATTGAATCAATTTAAAATAGTTATCAACCATACATATATTAACAGtattttcatctctctctcgctcagtcaAAATGAGCTGCCAAGTGGAATTAGTACTTAGTTTAGGGAAATGTTCTACGCTGCTGGACATTGCGCAACTGTAGTAACAAAGTGACTGAGGCCAAAAGTGTCAAATAAATTGCAACAAAGTAACAGTAATTCAAAAAATTATTCGAATGAAATCGCGCGTTGTTTCTTCTGTACCCCGCCCCTTTTATGACGATTCACACTCTTATTGGTCACAGTCAGCGACTTCCTGTGGTGAAAGTAATTGCACTTCCTGCTGTACCAGAAAAAGTATGGAACGGGAATAATGTTTCTACTAACATCCCCAAAGAAGAAATTATTCATATTTTATTGCAGGTCTGTCCATATGAGATTAATAGCCAGCTGCATGATGATACAATTGTACTTTACCAGATGTACTTTTAAAATATATGTCGCTTAAAAGAGCCAATTATGCTCGCTTCAGTTTGCTAAATTATCTAGCAATAGCTAGTGGAACATGGAATCCAATTTCTGTGCTAACCAGCTACTAGCTGTAATGATAATATTACGATGGTTGTTTGGTCTCTAAACTAGCTGAATGTGTGTGGCAACCCCCACAAGTTAATTCACTGCAATTGCACATCaatagttaacgttagctagctaaccacaGCTAGCTATAGCTAACATTGACTTGCTCTGCTCAACGACAGTATCTAGATGTGGGGGAGAATCCTGAATCCTGTGGTGATTAGCAGAGTTCGTCTCACTTGGAGTGCCAGAAGTCTCTTCACCATGCAGCTGAAGACTACAGAGTTCAAGTCCTTATTCAGCGATGGACTGAATGGCATAGCAGGTGAGAGCAGGTACATTTTTGCTACCAACCAATTTGGCTACATCAAAGTCTAGGTCAGTGGCACTTAACCTCACAAGCAGAAAGTGGAAGATGGGAACTGCTCAGAATGAGTTTATCCTCAGGAGTTAAAAAATAACCCATTTCTCTACTTAGTGATTTGTAAAATtatgaacctttatttaaaccgGGACATTGAGAGAACACTTTCACAAGGGAGccctgtacagtggggcaaaaaaagtatttagtcagccaccaattgtgcaagtatttccacttaaaaagatgagtgaggcctgtaatttccatcataggtacacttcaactatgaaagacaaaatgaggagaaaacaatccagaaaagcacattgtaggatttttaatgaatttatttgcaaattatggtggaaaataagtatttggtcaataacaaaagtttctcaattatataccctttgttggcaatgacagaggtcaaaagttttcagtaagtcttcacaaggttttcacacactgttgctggtattttggcccattcccccatgcagatctcctctagagcagtgatgttttggggctgttgctgggcaacacagactttcaactccctccaaagatattctatggggttgagatctggagactggctaggccactccaggaccttgaaatgcttcttacgaagccactccttcgttgcccgggcggtgtgtttgggatcattgtcatgctgaaagacccagccacgtttcatcttcaatgcccttgctgatggaaggaggttttcactcaaaatctcacgatacatggccccattcattctttcctttacacggatcagtcgtcctggtccctttgcagaaaaacagccccaaagcatgatgtttccatccccatgcttcacagtaggtatggtgttctttggatgcaactcagcattctttgtcctccaaacacgacgagttgagtttaccaaaaggttatattttggtttcatctgaccatatgacactctcccaatcttcttctggatcatccaaatgctgtCTAGAAAACTTCAGAAAActacgggcctggacatgtactggcttaagcagggggacacgtttggcactgcaggatttgagtcccaggcggcgtagtgtgttactgatggtaggctttgttactttgttacccagctctctgcaggtcattcactaggtccccccgtgtggttctgggatttttgctcatttTTGCTTtagtgatcattttgaccccacggggtgagatcttgcgtggagccccagatcgagggagattatcagtggtcttgtatgtcttccatttcctaataattgctcccacagttgatttttttcaaaccaagctgctcaggtctacaattttgtttctggtgtcctttgacagctctttggtcttggccatagtggagtttggagtgtgactgtttgaggttgtggacaggtgtcttttatactgataacaagttcaaacatgtgccattaatacaggtaacgagtggaggacagaggagcctgtCTGTGAGATCTgcgagagacagaaatcttgcttgtttgtaggtgaccaaatacttattttccaccataatttgcaaagaaattaattaaaaatcctacaatgtgattttctggattttttttctcattttgtctgtcaaatttgaagtgtacatatgatgaaaattacaggcctctctcatctttttaagtgggagaacttgcacaattggtggctgactaaatacttttttgccccactgtatttctcCATAGAGATCTTTGAGAAGCACAAGTTTGAGCTGAGGATAGCAGGGGGTGCTGTGAGGGACCTCTTGTCTGGGGAGCGGCCAGAGGATGTGGACTTTGCGACCACAGCAACACCAGAGGAGATGAAGAGCATGTTCCAGAATGCAGGGATCAGGATGATCAACAATAAAGGGGAGAAGCATGGGACCATC from Oncorhynchus keta strain PuntledgeMale-10-30-2019 chromosome 10, Oket_V2, whole genome shotgun sequence includes the following:
- the LOC118388343 gene encoding PRA1 family protein 3-like, which translates into the protein MGSTGWYFESYREKLNIFYLVTVESDLLFAVAYNKPSHYIIHSSHSSHMARVELTPLKPWDDFFPGSDRFAKPDARDLPRWNNRVVNNLLYYQTNYFVMAIIVFLIVGFLNPMGMFMGMAVVSLVFLGSVWAGENKAMIKDFKRQNPTLFVMAVMVASYFLMSLFDGVMVFMFGITFPILLIFVHASLRLRNMKNKLENKIEGAGLKKSPMGILLEALGQQEESLQKIQEFLEGKPKEG